The Deinococcus koreensis genome window below encodes:
- the gmk gene encoding guanylate kinase, whose protein sequence is MTVAQDASLPSPSPRRGLLMVITGASGVGKGTLRERWLAGQDVFYSTSWTTREARPGERDGVDYIFVTPEAFEAKAGQGGFLEHAAFVGNRYGTPIEPIEAALERGQDVILEIEVEGAMQVKARMGDEAILVFIMPPSLSELRRRLEGRATETPERIEGRLARAREEIREAHEFRYVVVNDDLERAVAEMHAIQTAERARQLPESEWQERDREARVQADHLRSYTLTDTDLQRIVES, encoded by the coding sequence ATGACTGTGGCTCAGGATGCTTCCCTCCCTTCCCCCTCCCCCCGCCGGGGCCTGCTGATGGTGATTACCGGGGCGTCCGGCGTCGGCAAGGGCACCTTGCGCGAGCGCTGGCTCGCGGGCCAGGACGTGTTCTACTCGACCTCCTGGACGACCCGTGAGGCCCGCCCCGGCGAGCGCGACGGCGTGGACTACATCTTCGTGACCCCGGAGGCCTTCGAGGCCAAGGCGGGGCAGGGAGGCTTCCTGGAGCACGCCGCCTTCGTCGGCAACCGCTACGGCACGCCCATCGAACCCATCGAGGCGGCGCTGGAGCGCGGTCAGGACGTGATCCTGGAGATCGAGGTCGAGGGCGCCATGCAGGTCAAGGCGCGCATGGGCGACGAGGCCATCCTGGTGTTCATCATGCCGCCCAGCCTCTCGGAGCTTCGCCGCCGTCTGGAGGGCCGCGCCACCGAGACCCCGGAGCGCATCGAGGGGCGCCTGGCGCGCGCCCGCGAGGAAATCCGCGAGGCGCACGAATTCCGCTATGTGGTCGTGAACGACGATCTGGAGCGTGCGGTTGCCGAGATGCACGCCATCCAGACCGCCGAGCGCGCCCGCCAGCTCCCCGAGAGCGAGTGGCAGGAGCGCGACCGCGAGGCCCGCGTGCAGGCCGACCACCTCCGCAGCTACACCCTGACCGACACCGACCTGCAGCGCATCGTGGAGTCATAG
- a CDS encoding Lrp/AsnC family transcriptional regulator: MTAPAQTVTPPATPAPPTPREQLLNRIQRDIPIVRRPYAVIAQEVGLSEEQALDILREVKAQGVLRQVSAIFDTRTLGYQSSLVAAVHDEDQLDAGAEVVNGHPGVSHNYKRNHDFNLWYTIAVPPESDLEAHVQRLHDLSGARLTRLMPTLHLFKIGVEFDMTGKEDWNAKAAPQYTSEQRNIGYAVTDLDRAFVTEFQKDLPVTEEPYAQACAALGLSIEEVAEHAVKMKAAGALRRVSAVFRHQKAGFTFNAMGVWAVPEGDVAEVGRQMAGFKAVSHCYLRPTYPEWPYTIFTMVHGRSKEEAFGKIAAIEQEVAPGTPHAILYSTKEYKKVRLEFYKPEFYEWEKANLSSGA; encoded by the coding sequence ATGACCGCTCCCGCCCAGACTGTGACGCCTCCGGCGACCCCCGCGCCGCCTACCCCACGCGAGCAGCTGCTCAACCGCATCCAGCGCGACATCCCCATCGTGCGCCGCCCCTACGCGGTGATCGCGCAGGAGGTCGGCCTGAGCGAGGAGCAGGCGCTGGACATCCTGCGCGAGGTCAAGGCTCAGGGCGTGCTGCGGCAGGTCAGCGCGATCTTCGACACCCGTACGCTGGGCTACCAGAGCAGCCTGGTGGCGGCCGTGCACGACGAGGATCAGCTGGACGCCGGCGCCGAGGTCGTCAACGGCCATCCCGGCGTGAGCCACAACTACAAGCGCAACCACGACTTCAACCTGTGGTACACCATCGCCGTGCCGCCCGAGAGCGACCTGGAGGCGCACGTGCAGCGGCTCCACGACCTGAGCGGCGCCCGCCTGACCCGGCTGATGCCGACCCTGCACCTCTTCAAGATCGGCGTGGAGTTCGACATGACCGGCAAGGAGGACTGGAACGCCAAGGCCGCTCCGCAGTACACCAGCGAGCAGCGCAACATCGGCTACGCCGTGACTGACCTCGACCGCGCCTTCGTGACCGAGTTCCAGAAAGACCTGCCAGTCACCGAGGAGCCCTACGCCCAGGCCTGCGCGGCCCTGGGCCTGAGCATTGAGGAGGTCGCCGAGCACGCCGTGAAGATGAAGGCGGCGGGCGCGCTGCGGCGGGTGTCGGCTGTGTTCCGCCACCAGAAGGCGGGCTTCACCTTCAACGCCATGGGCGTATGGGCCGTACCCGAGGGCGACGTGGCCGAGGTCGGGCGGCAGATGGCCGGCTTCAAGGCGGTCTCGCACTGCTACCTGCGCCCCACCTACCCCGAGTGGCCCTACACGATCTTCACCATGGTGCACGGCCGCAGCAAGGAAGAAGCCTTCGGCAAGATCGCGGCCATCGAGCAGGAGGTGGCACCGGGTACCCCGCACGCCATCCTGTACTCCACCAAGGAATACAAGAAGGTGCGGCTGGAGTTCTACAAACCCGAGTTCTACGAGTGGGAGAAGGCCAATCTGAGCAGCGGGGCCTGA
- a CDS encoding Lrp/AsnC ligand binding domain-containing protein, with the protein MVTAIVMVQAERHSIQTTAEALAGVPSVREVYSVTGEWDIVAILKLAQYEELDDVVTGHLRKVPGILRTHTMLAFRTYNEALLDQGFGVGLDEGQGR; encoded by the coding sequence ATGGTAACCGCGATCGTGATGGTTCAGGCCGAGCGCCACAGCATCCAGACGACCGCCGAGGCGCTGGCCGGCGTGCCCAGCGTGCGAGAGGTCTATTCCGTGACCGGCGAGTGGGACATCGTTGCCATCCTGAAACTGGCGCAGTATGAGGAACTCGACGACGTGGTGACCGGGCATCTTCGCAAGGTGCCGGGCATCCTGCGAACCCACACCATGCTGGCCTTCCGCACCTACAACGAGGCGCTGCTCGATCAGGGCTTCGGCGTGGGGCTGGATGAAGGCCAGGGTCGCTGA
- a CDS encoding macro domain-containing protein — protein sequence MPLELIQGDIAAQTTDAIVTAANRELMGGGGVDGVIHRAAGPELLRALRQIGGTPTGTAVITPAFRLQAQGVRSVIHAVGPVWRGGHSGEAELLAGAYRHSLELAAQAECGSVAFPSISTGVYGYPLEKAAPVALQTILAFLVDHPPLSVRLVLYDVGTLNVFRQALARLGAHRDA from the coding sequence ATGCCGCTGGAACTGATCCAGGGAGACATCGCCGCGCAGACGACCGACGCCATCGTGACGGCGGCCAACAGGGAACTGATGGGCGGCGGGGGCGTGGACGGCGTGATCCACCGCGCCGCTGGCCCAGAACTGCTGCGCGCCCTCCGGCAGATCGGCGGGACGCCCACCGGCACCGCCGTGATCACCCCTGCCTTCCGGCTGCAGGCGCAGGGCGTCCGCTCCGTGATCCACGCCGTCGGGCCGGTCTGGCGGGGCGGGCACTCGGGCGAGGCGGAGCTGCTGGCCGGCGCCTACCGCCACAGCCTGGAACTGGCCGCGCAGGCGGAGTGTGGGAGCGTCGCCTTTCCCTCGATCAGCACGGGTGTCTACGGCTATCCGCTGGAGAAGGCGGCGCCGGTCGCCCTGCAGACCATCCTGGCATTCCTGGTCGACCACCCGCCGCTGAGTGTCCGGCTCGTGCTGTATGACGTGGGCACGCTGAACGTGTTCCGGCAGGCACTGGCACGCCTCGGAGCCCATCGGGACGCATAG